AGGCACATTCTGCTAAGCCAGAACAAGATATATCATTGTCATTATATTTAAAGATATATCCGTTAGGAATTGCACTTTCATCTGGAAGTTTTAAAACACTTTTATCCATAAGTCGGAAAAAAAGAGTTTTTTTCTCTTTAGCCAAATATGATTGAATAGCTTCCTTAATTTTTATTTCGCCAATCCATGCAGAAAACAAACCATTTTTGTGTATATAAAGGGGATGGTTGTAAGAGTTGCATAGGTTTCCAAGATATATCAATTCATCAATTTTTTTTGTGAATTGATCTTTATTTATACGAAAAGATAGATCGTTAAAAGTAAATAAACGCATAGTGCCATTACCAATCAATCAATTGTTCAAGGTCTTTATCATACTGATCAAAAAACCCTTCTGGCCAAGTAGATATTTTTCCATCATGGTCTATTTGTGGGGAAATAACTTGTGGTTTGCCATCACCAGAAGGCTTAGAAAAAAAGTGGATTATAACATTATCTGCACTTATAGCACTAGTCTTGGATTTAACCGCTTTGCGAATTCCATTCAATAAATGGTCGCTGTGTGTTTCAACAATAATTTGAACTCCAACACTAGCCACTGAGGCCAAAAACTCTCCCATTTTTGACTGTGCTGATGGGTGTAAATGGGCTTCTGGATTTTCTAATAAAATTATGTCATCTTTTTTGGCAGTTAAGCAGGCTACATAAATGGGCAAAGTATAGCTTAACCCAAAACCAATATTTTGAGGTCGTACATACCCGACACTGTTGTCTGATGACATCTCTAATGTAGCATAGTTACTTCCTGTTATCTGCTGAATTTTTAAAAGGAAATCTGGAAATATTTTTTGCATATAAGCTTCAAGTTGACGAAAGGGTTGGGGGCTAACTTTTGGTAGGATAAGTTCGCTTATGATGCTATTTTTTTCCGAATAAATCCGACTGATTGCTCGCTCTCCTCGCACACCGACACTATTATATTGCGTTGAATCTTCAAGGCTGTGCATTTCTCTTGGCCCTAAACGATCAGCGGAAAGATAAGTTGTTTTCTTAAAGAGAGGAGTGATATCTTTATCTTTTCCCTTGTGTTTGTCTTGATTATAAACCTTTAAGTTAAAGGGAGTTAGGTCGTTAGCAACATATTCTCTAGACCACAGAGTATCTTTTGTGTGAGCAATTTCAATGTTTATTTTATTTCTACTATGTGTTCTGCTTAAAATATCTGAGACTCTGCCTAAATGAACCACGCAACCATTCAGTATTAAGCTCTCGAGTTTACCACTTTCACAGGCAGTTTGATGCAATAACGCCAAAATTTGCAAAAAAGATGTTTTCCCTGAGGAGTTGTAACCAGCAAGGACAGTTAGAGGTGCAAGATCAAAACGGTTATCAGCAAAGCATTTAAATCCTTTTATATAGATAGACTTTAGCACCAATTACTCCTCAAAAAAAATATTTGCAAGTTCAAATCTTGTATTAACTTGTTTTAAATCGTTTGTAAATTGAGATATAGAAGCCATAAAAATTTCATCCTCACAAAGTTTAAAAAATTTTTTTTGTGCATCTTGTGGGTTAGAGTCATATTTTTGGGCTAATTCATTAGACATAATTACAGAAAGTACATCAAACAATGCTATGTTTATAACAGACTTCTTTGTTTGCTCTTCTGTGTGTTTACGAAAAGAGTGTTTTTCCCAGATTTTATAACATCTTGACATAGATATTCTAAACTTGTTAGAGAGATCTAATAACGTTGCATCTTCTAATGCGTTCATCTTTTCTAATGCAGAAGCGAGAAAGGTGTCCATTTCACCTTTGTATTCTTGGTATGTGAACAAGCTAAATGCCATAAATCTATTAATTACTTCACGGTCTCTCATCTGTTTTGCACCAAGACCAGAGTCTGTAGCCAATAAAAATTCATTACTTTCAGCAAGCGTTTTTAGTAATTTTGTACCTTTACCGGAGTACATGCAGTTTCGCATTTGTTGTCTAGTAAGAGGAGTTCCACCATTTACTCTTTCAAAAATGTCCAATCTTGCCCGTTCTGGCACTTTCTCGTCAAGAAGGTATAGAATCAGTTGAGTATCTTCAATACGATTTTGTAATTTTGTACTGAAATCTTTAAATTTTTTGCCTTTAAATGGGCTGTTGCCTTTTGTAAGGTTGCTCAAAGAAAATTTATTACGTATAAAGTTATGAATTGTTGTTAAGCGTTGTAATCCATCAATAACGATTACTTTACCATCGTTACGTTCTGCTAGATAGAACACAGGCAAAGGAATGCGCATAAGTAATGATTCAATCAAGCGAGATTGTTTCTTAGAATTCCAAACAAAAGCCCTTTGAAAGTCTGGATCCATAATATAAGAATTTTGATCAATGCGTCTACAAACATCGTGAATAGTGCGTGTATCTGAACGAATAAGCAAGCTGTCTAATGGGTAGTCCGACATATCCAATTCTTGTTCATCATTTCCTTCAACGTCTTGATCGATATGAACATTGTCGTTAGCTTCACTATGGAGTCTTTCGTCTGTTTTTTTTAATTTTAAGCTTGTCAATTTTTTACCATCACATTTATTTAAACCTTGTGAGTCTAACATTGTAACCTGCGAACTTTTATATTTTATTTATTAAATTATCACATACCCTATGTGTAGTCAAGAGATAGATTGTTTTGTTTAACCTTGCATGAAGTGAGCTAGTATTGAAAAAACGTATCCCATAAGTCATAATATTAATCACAGGAGGATTTATGGAAAAGTTACCTAATTAATGATACCCATTACAATTTATGTAATCGACGAGTCTCAATACCCCCATGGTTTGTGAAAATTGTCTTTGACTTCCAGTTTTAGAAGCTGAAGACAGCAGGAATATAGAGCTATTACAAGGCATTGATGATTACGCTATTGATTTCCAACGGTCAGAGGGTGCACATGGTGATTTCTCTGACATACTCTCTATCCAAAACATTAAACAACGTGCAAATAAAGCTTATGAAAAAACAAAAGGAGATTATGCGTGATCGTAAAGACTCTATTAGACGTTCTGAAAAAATAATTGAAGAAAGAGAAAAATTAATTTTAGCAGAAAAACGTGAACGTCGTAATGCATAAAAAGCTTATAAAGTTAATTTGTTGACTTTATGTTAAATCTCCTTTGTGGACAAATTCCAAAAAAAAACTTGAATATAGCCACTTTGTGATATGATTTTAACAAGAAATCAGCCAGAGGAAAGGGAAAGATTATGTGTAAAGTGTATTATCACTACATAAAGAAATAATAAAAAAATGTGATATGTGAATACCTAAATATAACTCAATTTACACATATTTCACTATCATTAACGCTTTAATATATCAATATTTTTTCCATGTTGACTAAATTTTATGTTTTCCAGTGGTTAGAAATTAGCACAAAGTGTATAGGTTTTATCACAAACTGTATAGATTTTACCTAAAAGTGTATAGTTGCATATAAAAAAATATGTGTTACGTTAAGATAACTAGTTAGGCTGGAGCGACCTGGTATTACAATTCTGCGAATTTTTATACCAAGTCTACCTTTCTTCGCTAACGCTCATCACCCCTCAAAGAGGGGACGGTTCCAGCCAAGGGCGTTGCCCTGGACCCAAGAACGTAGATAAAACCAGTTTAATTAAATTCATCGTTTTGCTCTTCATTTATTATTTTCAAGAGGTGATTATGAAACTTGAAATTGTTGAAAAAATTTGTACTAGAAAATTTCCAATTACTATGACATTTCGTTGTACACTTGATGACAGAGATGTGATTAAAAAAAGAAGTGCCGAAACAGGCAATTCTATTTCTACATTTTTACGCAAACGAGCAGTGGGTGGTCGTACCTCTGCTCCCATCCAAGATAGCCGTGATTTAGCTGAACTCCGTCAACACATGGGCCTCTTGAAAACACTGGTTAAAGTAAATTCAGAGGTTCGCCCATTATTAAAAGCTGTTGAACATCTCATTGCAAAAATGACTGAAAAAGTAGGGTAGATCTATGTCTGAATATATCGGTGTCATAATTAAACAGATATCAACAGATGGTGCAAGAGACATCTCTGCCACTTCACGCTACATGCAAAAACTTATTACAGAAGGGCATAAAACGCCAGTTGATGATCTTGGCATATTGTCAGGTTCAATGAATTGTGTGTCACAAGATCGTCATGGTCAACTTCGTGAAATTGACAACTATTTAAAACTGCATGGAAATTTAAAATCGTCACAAGCTGCCTCTCATCAAATTATAAGTTATCCTCAAGGATTTATCCCTACACGTCTACAAATCGAGCGTGATGTTAAAATCCTGCTTCAAAAATATGGAATGCAGGATCACCCGGTAATCTGGGATGTACACAACGATACCAATAATATTCATATCCACCTGTTGATTAGCCGTGTTTCCCTAACACCAGATAAATCTGGAAAATATCTTATCGCCGACAATGGATTTATAAAAACCAAAACTACTAAAGAAAAAACAAAGTCAGGTAAAACTAGAATTCGAGGTCCAAGGACGGATTGGGCATCTTGCCGTCAGTCGGCAATTCATGTGATTGGTGAAGCCTATGGGTGGCCACCTCCTGAAAACTTGAGATGCACAAAAGAGGGAAAGCTAATCAAGCGTAGTACTCAAAAAGATAACCATTCCGATGGAACCCGTATCAAAGAGAGAAAGACCGGCAAGAAGTCAAAACAACGCCAACTTGCTGAGGTTTCAAAAGAAATTTTTGACAAAGCTGCCATTGAGCACAAGGATACAGGAGCAAGATTCTGGGCAATTGCAGACCGCATGTTTGCTGAAAAAGTAATTGAAATCACCATTAAATTTTTTGACGACGGAAAGCCTGGCGGAATCCTAACTGGTCCAGACAATCGCAAATGCTCTTTCTCAAAATGTGGAAAAAAATATTCAGCAAGGTCTTTGGTAGAGAAGTATGGTCTGCCTTCCAATAATGATGGGGCATGCCCTAATGAATATTCCTTACAACCTTTTGAATATAAAGACCTTTTAACCCCTGAAGAGATTAAAAAAAGGTTGTTGCCAATTTTCAAAAATGCCGAAAATTGGGATTCATTAATAGATACTTCTACTGAATTTGGAAAAATCAAACGTTCAGGCGGTGGTTTAGTTTTTGTTTTTAATAATAATTCAGACACTATTAAATTTTCTGAAATCAGTAATAAATACTCTCTAAGCAGGCTTGAAAAAGTTTTTGGCCAATGCCCACTTCCCAAAACGAAGTTTGAAGCCCAAGAGGAGTACCAAGCCAAGCTTATCGAAGAACTCATAGAACAACCAGAAACCCAACAAGTGCGGTACATACCCAAAATACCGCTTTTGTCCCAAATCAAACAACAACAATTTACAAAGGAGTACCATTATGTCGCAGGAATACTTGGAAAACCAGAACAGCCAAAGCAGCAACAGCCAGAACAGCAACCAATGTCAAGACGAATTGAGCCAAGACCAACAGCAAAGAAAAATCTATTGGTCAAGCATACAAGAACTTCAATCGAGAGTATCCCGATTAGCCAGGAAAGAACAGTCAGACACCCAGTCGAAAAT
This window of the Desulfovibrio litoralis DSM 11393 genome carries:
- a CDS encoding AAA family ATPase codes for the protein MLKSIYIKGFKCFADNRFDLAPLTVLAGYNSSGKTSFLQILALLHQTACESGKLESLILNGCVVHLGRVSDILSRTHSRNKINIEIAHTKDTLWSREYVANDLTPFNLKVYNQDKHKGKDKDITPLFKKTTYLSADRLGPREMHSLEDSTQYNSVGVRGERAISRIYSEKNSIISELILPKVSPQPFRQLEAYMQKIFPDFLLKIQQITGSNYATLEMSSDNSVGYVRPQNIGFGLSYTLPIYVACLTAKKDDIILLENPEAHLHPSAQSKMGEFLASVASVGVQIIVETHSDHLLNGIRKAVKSKTSAISADNVIIHFFSKPSGDGKPQVISPQIDHDGKISTWPEGFFDQYDKDLEQLIDW
- a CDS encoding DUF262 domain-containing protein, which codes for MLDSQGLNKCDGKKLTSLKLKKTDERLHSEANDNVHIDQDVEGNDEQELDMSDYPLDSLLIRSDTRTIHDVCRRIDQNSYIMDPDFQRAFVWNSKKQSRLIESLLMRIPLPVFYLAERNDGKVIVIDGLQRLTTIHNFIRNKFSLSNLTKGNSPFKGKKFKDFSTKLQNRIEDTQLILYLLDEKVPERARLDIFERVNGGTPLTRQQMRNCMYSGKGTKLLKTLAESNEFLLATDSGLGAKQMRDREVINRFMAFSLFTYQEYKGEMDTFLASALEKMNALEDATLLDLSNKFRISMSRCYKIWEKHSFRKHTEEQTKKSVINIALFDVLSVIMSNELAQKYDSNPQDAQKKFFKLCEDEIFMASISQFTNDLKQVNTRFELANIFFEE
- a CDS encoding plasmid mobilization protein, producing the protein MKLEIVEKICTRKFPITMTFRCTLDDRDVIKKRSAETGNSISTFLRKRAVGGRTSAPIQDSRDLAELRQHMGLLKTLVKVNSEVRPLLKAVEHLIAKMTEKVG
- a CDS encoding relaxase/mobilization nuclease domain-containing protein, translating into MSEYIGVIIKQISTDGARDISATSRYMQKLITEGHKTPVDDLGILSGSMNCVSQDRHGQLREIDNYLKLHGNLKSSQAASHQIISYPQGFIPTRLQIERDVKILLQKYGMQDHPVIWDVHNDTNNIHIHLLISRVSLTPDKSGKYLIADNGFIKTKTTKEKTKSGKTRIRGPRTDWASCRQSAIHVIGEAYGWPPPENLRCTKEGKLIKRSTQKDNHSDGTRIKERKTGKKSKQRQLAEVSKEIFDKAAIEHKDTGARFWAIADRMFAEKVIEITIKFFDDGKPGGILTGPDNRKCSFSKCGKKYSARSLVEKYGLPSNNDGACPNEYSLQPFEYKDLLTPEEIKKRLLPIFKNAENWDSLIDTSTEFGKIKRSGGGLVFVFNNNSDTIKFSEISNKYSLSRLEKVFGQCPLPKTKFEAQEEYQAKLIEELIEQPETQQVRYIPKIPLLSQIKQQQFTKEYHYVAGILGKPEQPKQQQPEQQPMSRRIEPRPTAKKNLLVKHTRTSIESIPISQERTVRHPVENQETERETIMGPRA